A window of the Tripterygium wilfordii isolate XIE 37 chromosome 12, ASM1340144v1, whole genome shotgun sequence genome harbors these coding sequences:
- the LOC120010920 gene encoding uncharacterized protein LOC120010920, whose product MGGGDDPFGIFSSFFGGSSFGDGSRGQRQRQRQTRGEDVVHPLKDHILEMVYPTYVKHVAQVGWDGPSGNAPSWVCCSKHECDMNIIAVCKKIILQLHRLQSTLGMASNS is encoded by the exons ATGGGTGGCGGCGATGACCCGTTTGGCATCTTTTCGTCTTTCTTCGGTGGGTCATCATTTGGTG ACGGCAGCAGGGGACAAAggcagagacagagacagacaCGGGGTGAGGACGTAGTTCATCCATTGAAAGACCACATCCTCGAAATGGTCTACCCTACATATGTTAAGCATGTGGCCCAGGTTGGTTGGGATGGCCCTTCTGGTAATGCTCCCAGTTGGGTGTGTTGTTCAAAACATGAATGTGATATGAATATAATCGCTGTCTGTAAAAAGATTATATTACAATTACATAGACTTCAATCTACACTTGGCATGGCTTCAAATTCATAG
- the LOC120010919 gene encoding uncharacterized protein LOC120010919 isoform X1, protein MWDFISPTLMGSLVILRSMRHMVSMARTRTQGINGWRHDPFGIFSSFFGGSSFGDSSRGQRQRQRRGEDVVHPLKDHILEMVYPTYVKHVAQVGWDGPSGNAPSWVCRSKHECDMNIIAVCKKILFQLHRLQSTLDITTNS, encoded by the exons atgtgggatttcat TTCGCCGACGCTTATGGGGTCCTTAGTGATCCTGAGAAGCATGAGACATATGGTCAGTATGGCGAGGACGCGCACTCAAGGTATAAATGGGTGGCGGCATGACCCATTTGGCATCTTTTCGTCTTTCTTCGGTGGGTCATCATTTGGTG ACAGCAGCAGGGGACAAAGGCAGAGACAGAGACGGGGTGAGGATGTAGTTCATCCATTGAAAGACCACATCCTCGAGATGGTCTACCCTACATATGTTAAGCATGTGGCTCAGGTTGGTTGGGATGGCCCTTCTGGTAATGCTCCCAGTTGGGTGTGTCGTTCAAAACATGAATGTGATATGAATATAATTGCTGTCTGTAAAAAGATTCTATTCCAATTACATAGACTTCAATCTACACTTGACATCACTACAAATTCATAG
- the LOC120010919 gene encoding uncharacterized protein LOC120010919 isoform X2, with protein sequence MGSLVILRSMRHMVSMARTRTQGINGWRHDPFGIFSSFFGGSSFGDSSRGQRQRQRRGEDVVHPLKDHILEMVYPTYVKHVAQVGWDGPSGNAPSWVCRSKHECDMNIIAVCKKILFQLHRLQSTLDITTNS encoded by the exons ATGGGGTCCTTAGTGATCCTGAGAAGCATGAGACATATGGTCAGTATGGCGAGGACGCGCACTCAAGGTATAAATGGGTGGCGGCATGACCCATTTGGCATCTTTTCGTCTTTCTTCGGTGGGTCATCATTTGGTG ACAGCAGCAGGGGACAAAGGCAGAGACAGAGACGGGGTGAGGATGTAGTTCATCCATTGAAAGACCACATCCTCGAGATGGTCTACCCTACATATGTTAAGCATGTGGCTCAGGTTGGTTGGGATGGCCCTTCTGGTAATGCTCCCAGTTGGGTGTGTCGTTCAAAACATGAATGTGATATGAATATAATTGCTGTCTGTAAAAAGATTCTATTCCAATTACATAGACTTCAATCTACACTTGACATCACTACAAATTCATAG
- the LOC120010919 gene encoding uncharacterized protein LOC120010919 isoform X3: protein MGGGMTHLASFRLSSVGHHLVGCKASVANIFCDPCIQADSSRGQRQRQRRGEDVVHPLKDHILEMVYPTYVKHVAQVGWDGPSGNAPSWVCRSKHECDMNIIAVCKKILFQLHRLQSTLDITTNS, encoded by the exons ATGGGTGGCGGCATGACCCATTTGGCATCTTTTCGTCTTTCTTCGGTGGGTCATCATTTGGTG GGTTGTAAGGCCAGCGTGGCTAATATCTTCTGTGATCCTTGCATACAAGCAGACAGCAGCAGGGGACAAAGGCAGAGACAGAGACGGGGTGAGGATGTAGTTCATCCATTGAAAGACCACATCCTCGAGATGGTCTACCCTACATATGTTAAGCATGTGGCTCAGGTTGGTTGGGATGGCCCTTCTGGTAATGCTCCCAGTTGGGTGTGTCGTTCAAAACATGAATGTGATATGAATATAATTGCTGTCTGTAAAAAGATTCTATTCCAATTACATAGACTTCAATCTACACTTGACATCACTACAAATTCATAG
- the LOC120010572 gene encoding G-type lectin S-receptor-like serine/threonine-protein kinase LECRK3: MVTPMAYSPTLLLFLFISLAPSFSMANITLTSSLTAAADEKSQWPSPSGEFSFGFRQLNNTNLFLLAVWFNKIPDRTIVWRANGDKPVPAGSTVELTNSGLVLRDPQGQTKWDTKPANTTVSSASMLDTGNFVLAGNNNDYVWESFKYPTDTILPTQILDLGSMLSSRLTETNYSRGRFELRFSNGTFELNPIAWPSESRYNSYYSSGTTTDPAESGYQVIFNKSANIYIVKNNGGISQLPSWSSINFTFDYYHRATLDFDGVFTQYIHPKNSSTTQIWSPLRSLPENICTAITSEFGSGACGFNSYCSIQNSKPTCDCPPGFNFNDPNNRFSGCKPPISIGCGEEDGARDPEELYEMTQSASVNWPLGDYERLEPYNQTQCEKSCLHDCSCAVVIYNGRQCWKKRLPLSNGRSGETGVTGALIKTRKGVTPSGSSDKPNNKKERSFLVEELPLGGSILFNILLVVAIGVIFFKRSEREVVSDVKHSSIVETNLRHFTYKELEEVTNGFKEELGRGTFGIVYKGVLKNGSENLIAVKKLDKLDKDRESEFQTEMGAISKTHHKNLVRFLGFCNEGSHRILIYEFMANGTLANFLFSIPKPDWNARVQIALGIARGLLYLHEECDVPIIHCDIKPQNILLDECFTARISDFGLAKMLLSNQSRTRTLIRGTRGYVAAEWFKNVPITVKVDVYSFGILLLEIICCRRSVVMELEQEEEEKAILADWAYECYVAGRLNVLVDNEEVAMSDVSRVYKWVMIAIWCIQEDPSRRPAMKMVMQMLEDLVEVPSPPYPTQSF, translated from the coding sequence ATGGTTACTCCAATGGCTTATTCACCCacccttcttctcttcctcttcatttCTCTGGCACCTAGTTTCTCCATGGCAAACATAACACTCACCTCATCACTGACTGCAGCTGCCGATGAAAAATCCCAGTGGCCTTCACCATCAGGAGAATTTTCATTCGGCTTTCGCCAACTCAACAACACAAACCTTTTCTTGCTTGCCGTATGGTTCAATAAGATTCCTGACAGAACTATTGTTTGGCGAGCAAACGGAGACAAACCTGTTCCAGCGGGATCAACAGTCGAGCTCACCAACTCTGGCCTTGTCTTGAGAGATCCCCAAGGCCAAACGAAGTGGGACACGAAACCTGCAAATACAACTGTATCTTCTGCATCGATGTTGGACACAGGAAACTTTGTTCTTGCAGGTAACAATAATGATTATGTCTGGGAAAGTTTTAAGTATCCCACAGATACCATTTTACCAACCCAGATATTGGATTTGGGAAGCATGTTGTCTTCAAGGCTAACTGAAACCAACTACTCTAGGGGAAGGTTTGAGCTCCGTTTCTCTAATGGAACTTTTGAGCTCAATCCTATAGCGTGGCCATCTGAGTCCCGCTACAATTCTTATTACAGCAGCGGAACTACTACAGACCCTGCTGAGTCTGGTTATCAGGTGATCTTCAACAAATCCGCAAATATCTACATAGTAAAAAATAATGGAGGGATTTCCCAACTTCCTTCATGGAGCAGtattaattttacttttgattacTACCATCGAGCAACATTAGACTTTGATGGTGTTTTCACACAATATATTCATCCAAAAAATTCCAGTACCACCCAGATCTGGTCGCCACTGCGATCCCTTCCTGAGAACATATGTACTGCTATAACTAGTGAGTTTGGTAGTGGTGCTTGTGGCTTCAATAGCTACTGctcaattcaaaattcaaagcccACTTGTGACTGCCCACCTGGTTTTAATTTCAATGATCCGAATAATAGATTTTCCGGCTGCAAACCACCGATCTCCATAGGTTGCGGAGAAGAAGATGGAGCAAGAGACCCTGAAGAGCTGTATGAGATGACACAGTCTGCTAGTGTAAACTGGCCACTGGGTGATTATGAAAGGTTGGAACCATATAACCAAACACAATGTGAAAAGTCTTGTTTGCATGATTGCTCTTGTGCAGTTGTCATCTACAATGGTAGACAATGTTGGAAGAAAAGATTGCCACTCTCCAATGGGAGATCAGGAGAAACTGGTGTTACAGGGGCCCTCATCAAAACAAGAAAGGGAGTTACGCCTTCAGGCTCTTCTGACAAGCCTAACAATAAGAAAGAGAGATCATTTCTAGTTGAAGAACTTCCTCTAGGAGGCTCCATACTTTTTAACATCTTGTTAGTAGTTGCAATTGGTGTGATCTTCTTCAAGAGAAGTGAAAGAGAAGTGGTCAGTGATGTCAAACATTCAAGCATTGTCGAGACAAATTTGCGACACTTTACGTACAAGGAACTCGAAGAAGTGACAAATGGGTTCAAAGAAGAGCTCGGAAGAGGCACCTTTGGCATTGTGTATAAAGGTGTTCTGAAAAACGGTTCAGAAAATCTTATTGCTGTCAAGAAATTGGACAAGTTGGATAAAGATAGGGAGAGCGAATTCCAAACAGAAATGGGAGCGATTAgcaaaacccatcacaaaaaTCTTGTCCGATTCCTCGGATTCTGTAATGAAGGGTCTCATCGAATACTGATATACGAGTTCATGGCCAATGGCACTTTGGCAAATTTCCTCTTTTCCATTCCAAAACCTGATTGGAATGCAAGGGTGCAGATTGCTTTGGGGATTGCAAGAGGCCTTTTGTACTTACATGAAGAGTGTGATGTGCCTATCATCCATTGTGACATCAAGCCCCAAAACATACTTCTAGATGAATGCTTCACGGCAAGAATATCTGACTTCGGATTGGCAAAAATGCTGCTCTCCAATCAAAGTCGAACTCGTACCCTAATCAGAGGAACAAGAGGTTATGTAGCTGCTGAATGGTTCAAGAATGTGCCAATAACAGTCAAGGTTGATGTTTACAGCTTTGGTATCTTGCTACTAGAGATCATATGCTGCAGAAGAAGTGTGGTAATGGAGCTGGAgcaggaggaagaagagaaagcaATACTAGCAGACTGGGCTTATGAATGCTATGTGGCAGGAAGATTAAATGTTTTGGTCGATAATGAGGAAGTTGCCATGAGTGATGTCAGTAGGGTGTACAAGTGGGTGATGATTGCCATCTGGTGCATTCAAGAGGATCCTTCAAGAAGGCCTGCAATGAAGATGGTCATGCAAATGCTTGAGGATCTTGTTGAAGTTCCTAGTCCCCCATACCCAACTCAATCTTTTTGA